The following is a genomic window from Chitinophaga caseinilytica.
AATGGCCCCAACGGCGCGCTGGCGATGTGGTCGCTCCGTTACATGCACGATACCAAAGCGGTGAACGGACTGCTGGCGGCGTATCCGCTGGCCAAAGACCTGAAACAGAAAAACCAGATCATTACCACGCTGGCCCGCCTTTACAAGAAAGAAGCGGATTACGACGCCTCCTGGTGGTGGGGCACCCGTCCGGATTCTCACGGCCCTTACTACAAAGCGGTGACCTGGGAAGGATCGGCGGCCATCGAGAAGTTCCTGAAGCGTGAAGCGTTGAAAGCGCCCGCCCGCAAGCAGTTCTTCACCGACCTCGACGAGCGCAACCGTATGGAAATCGCCGCATTCGCACCGGCGAAGAAAGAAGACGCGGTCGCCAAAAACGAGCCGAAAGTAGACCTCGAAAAAATCAAGAATAAAAAAGGACAGGTGGGCAAATCTTCCATCGAAGACGTGCTGATCGCCGTGAACAACATCAAAGGCGATCCCGCGAAAGGGAAGCTGCTCTTCACCGCCCAGGGTTGCGTGGCTTGCCACAGCATCAACAAGGGTGAGAAGATGAAAGGCCCGTTCATGGGCCAGATCGGCTCGATCATGAACCGCGAACAGATCGCTGAGTCTATCCTCAAACCGAACGCTTCCATTTCCCAGGGTTTCGCGACCGTGACGATCACCACGAAAGACAAAAAATCCTACATGGGCTTCGTGACGGAAGAAACCGCTTCCAGAGTGGTGCTGCGCGATATCGGCGGCAACGTGACCACGCTGAAAGCTTCCGACATCGCATCCCGTAAGGAAATGAAGAATTCCATGATGCCGGCCGGCCTGGCGAACGCCCTTTCTTACGAAGAACTGGCTTCGCTGGTGACTTTCCTGTCGCAGCAGAAGAAATAAAGCATTTGCTTTCGAAGATAAAAGCGCCGCACCCCTTGGGGTGCGGCGCTTTTTTATGTTTTCGCCGGGAAGGGGAACTGCCAGCATAAAGGATGTAAACCGAAAACAGGATTAACATTGAACTTTGTAAACCAATATCAGTATTTTCTAACATAAGGTGTAAACTTACAGCAGGACTAGACCCAATGTCCATACGTATAGATACAGTAGGGATATAGTAGGGATACCGTACTGTAACCGTATTGGAACAGTACTGGAACAGTACTATGTACTATTGCACCGGGGCTGCGAATCGGGGTAACACATCCGGTTGCAAGTGCCATTTCCTTTATATCCTCTGATCCGTAACAGGAAAAGTCGGATCCGGACAAGGAATTCCCGTCAGGATTAGCCATTTTTGACCCAAAACCGCGCAACGAATGAAGATTTTGACCTGCACCACGCCCGGAATCCTGACATACGGCGAAGCATCGCAACCGGAATTGAAGAAAGACCACGCGATCATCCGCATCCGCCGGATCGGCATTTGCGGTACCGACCTGCATGCTTTTGAAGGCACGCAGCCTTTTTTCAGTTACCCGCGGGTGCTGGGGCACGAGCTTGCTGGCGAACTGGTGGCCGTGGACGGCGCGCCGGGGTTCGAAGCAGGGGAGGCCGTCACCTTCATTCCCTATTTCAATTGCGGGAAATGCATCGCCTGCCGGACCGGGAAACCCAATTGCTGTGTGAACATCGCCGTGTGCGGCGTGCATGTGGACGGTGGGATGGTGGAATACCTGCAGGTGCCGTCGGCCTCCCTGCTGCATGGCGAAGGGCTTTCGAATGATGCGCTGGCGCTTGTGGAGCCCCTGGCCATCGGTGCCCACGGCGTGCGCCGGGCGGGCGTGATGCCCGGAGAATTCGTGGCGGTGATCGGCGCGGGCCCCATCGGGCTGGGGATCATGGAATTTGCCCGGATCGCCGGGGCGGAAGTGATCGCCGTAGATATCAACCCCCAACGCCTCCAGTTCTGTAAAGACAAGCTCAACATCAAACATACCATCAACGCCGCTGCCGAAAACCCCGAAGCAGCGCTCCAAACCATCACCCATGGCGATTTTCCGACCGTGGTGATAGACGCCACGGGCAGTCAGCGCGCCATCAACGACGGCTTCCGCTACCTCGCGCACGGCGGGCGGTACGTGCTCGTGGGGCTCCAGCGCGGGGAGATTTCCGTCGCCCATCCCGAATTCCACAAACGGGAAGCCACCCTCATGAGCAGCCGCAACGCCACGAAAGAGGATTTCCGGCATGTCATGGACGCCATGCGCAAAGGGCTCGTGGATCCTACCCATTACATCACCCATACCGTCAATTTCGGTGAAGTGGCCGGAAAATTCGCGTCCTGGCTCGATCCGGCCAGTGGCGTGGTGAAAGCCATGGTGCAGTTGTGACGATCGCCGCCGGTCAGGACTCCTCCCTTCCTTAATTTTCTCGCATTTTTATTATTTTTATCCCGAATCAACCATCACCGCATGCCAAGGGAGGGGGACGGAATGAGCGAGCATCTAAATAATGAAGGGTCGTTGCTGGCCGAAGTAGGGGCTTCCGATGAGCGGGCGTTCGAAACGATCGTCCGTCATTATTTCCCGCGACTGCTGCCGTTTGCCATTAAAATCACGAAAAACAAGGCTGTAGCCGAAGATATCGTGCAGGAAGCATTCCTGCGCCTGTGGCAGCACCGTGCGGAATATGAGAAGATCCTGTTCCTGCGCGCCTGGCTGTTCACCGTAGTATCCAACCTCTCGCTTACCTATATCAAGCGCCTCGCCCGTGAAGGCAAGCTCCTTCAGCATCTCCGCGATTTTTCCGACACCGCGCGTTCCGACGTAGCCGAACAGCTTCAGTTCCGGGAAAGCGGCAACGTGATCGCCCGGGCCGTAGACCGGTTGCCGCCCCAACAGCAGCAGATTTACCGGTTGAGCCGCTACGAGGGCCTTTCCATCCCCGAAATCGCCGCCAGGTTGCAGCTGTCTCCCAATACGGTGAAAAACCATTTGGTGCGGGCGCTGCAGTCGGTCAGGGATTTCGTCCGCAAAGCGGGATTGTTCTGGTTCTGAAAAAAAATCGAAAATATTTTCGGGCGCACTGGTCCTAACCCGCCGTTCGATAGTTATAGCTATATCGTTGTTGCAAATTTCTATTCCACCATGTCAAACGAACAAAGGGACAAAGTGCGTCTCCTCCTCCGGCAATATTACGCCGGCAGCATAGGAGAAAGCGAAGCCGCCGAACTGGGCCGGTTGCTGCAGGAAGGGCGGTACGACGCCCTCATGCACGAAACCCTCGCCGGGCTCGGTGAAGCCGAACAGCCGATGGACCTGGCGCCGGGAGACATGGACCGGACCATGGCCCGCATCCACGCCAGGAAAGCGCCCGCGAAAGTGCGCAGCCTGCATTGGCGGAAAATCGCCGTGGCCGCCGCGATCGTGCTGATGGCCAGCGCCGGCGGATATTACGCCCTGCGGCCGGCAGGAAAAACGGCTGCCACCGCCCGGCATTTCGGTGGAGAAGCGATGCCCGGCTCCAACAAGGCCACGCTGACCCTGGGAGACGGCAGCCTGCTGAACCTTTCCGATGCGGAAAACGGGGAACTGGCTGCGAAAGGCGGCGGCAACGCGGTGAAGACGGGACAGGGTGCCCTGGCTTACGCCGAAGGCGCCGGTGACGTGGAATATCATACGCTCACAACGCCCCGCGGCGGACAATACCGGCTTACCTTGCCCGATGGCTCGGTGGTGTGGCTGAACGCGGGCAGCGCCCTTCGCTACCCAACGGCGTTCGAAGGAAAGGAAAGGGCCGTGGAACTGACCGGCGAAGCCTATTTCGAAGTGTCTGCCCAAACGGAGCGCCCCTTCACCGTAAAGCTCCGCGACGGCGCGAACGTGCTGGTATTGGGAACGGGATTCAACGTACAGGCGTACGCCGACGAGCCCGCCAGCCGCACAACGCTGGTGAACGGCGCAGTGCTCGTGAAAAAGGGAACGGAACAGCAACTGTTGCGCCCGGGCCAGGAAGCCATTGCGGCGGCCGGCATCCAACTGAACGCGCAGGCCGACGTGGAAGCCGCCACCGCCTGGAAGAACGGCATCTTCCTCTTCCGCGACGCGCCGATAGACATCGTGATGAAACAGTTATCCCGTTGGTATGACGTGGATGTGAAATATGAAAAAGGAACGGTGAAGGAATTCTTCAATGGCACGATCCCGCGGAACGTTCCGCTGTCGAAAGTGCTGGAATTATTGGAACTGACAGGACTTGTACACTTTACAATCAATGGAAATACAGTAACTGTGACACCCTGATGAACAGCTGCATCGGGTAGTACGCAGGCCATCTGAATCGCAGGTATCCCGGAGCGGAAAAACGCCGCCGGGAAAGGGACCGCCTTGTCTGAAAGGGCGGCCCGGGGAAAAGGGACATACATTTCAGACAGAGATTATTTATCACCAAAATCGAATTTATGAATTCATGCGCCTGGCGCCAGGCGGATCGGGGCATTGCATGCCAACCGGCCATCCGCAGGGCTTACCGTATGCTGACGTTGTTCTTGTTGATGCTCACCGCAGGCACCGCTGCCCGCGCGCAGGAGATCACCCTGCAATTGCGCAACGAACCGTTTTTGAAAGTCCTTAAGCTGATCGAAAAACAGAGCGGCTACACCTTTATCTATGGAAAAAATCAGTTAGACAACGCCAAGCCCGTGACCCTCAGCATCCGCAACGCGTCTTTGGACGAAGTGCTGACGGCCTGTTTCAAGAACCAACCATTAACGTATTCCCTCCGGGAACCGAAATTCATCGTCATCAAAAGCCGCGAGAGCGTGCTGTCTGCAGACGCGTTGTATGAGTCGCCCCGCGCCGCCATGAATTACGAAGGGCGCGTAACCGACGAAGGCGGTACGCCTTTGACCGGGGTAACCGTGCGCTCGGTCACCAAACATCCGCAGGGCGTCAACCACATCGCCAATACCGACAACGATGGCCGGTTTACCATTCCCGGCGTGTACGATCCGCAGCTGATCTTCTCTTACATCGGCTACGAACCGGTTGCCCTCACGCCGCGCAGTTATACTTCGCTGGCCGTGAAACTGAAACGTTCCACCTCGAAACTGGAGGAACTGATCATCACCGGGTATACCGCCAAATCGGCCAAGGAACTGACCGGTGCGGTACAGAAAGTAACCGGCGACCAGCTCCGCAGCAGCGTAACCACGCCCAATGCCCTGTCTATGCTCAAAGGCAAGACCACCGGCCTTTACATCACCGAAACATCCGGCGAATCGGGCGCGAAGGGGCAGGTCATCGAACGTGGACAATCATCCATGGCTACGGCTACCAATAGCTATTACGGCCCCCTGTTCGTAGTGGATGGCGTCATCACCAACTATACCAGCCTGCAGGACGCGGTAAACCCTTCCGACGTGGAAGACATTACCATCCTGAAAGACGCCTCGTCTACCGCCATCTACGGCTCCCGCGCCGCCCAGGGCGTGATCGTGATCACGACGCGCCGGGGCAAAAAAGGCCGCACGGACGTGAATCTCAATATGCAATACGGCGTTATACAGCCTAAGCGCGCGATCCGGTTTATGAACACCGGCGAGCTGATTTCCTTTATGGACAAGCAGATGCAGCGCTATTGGGAACAGACGCCCTCCATCCAGGCCACCTTCCCCGACGTGCAGGAATTCATCCGCCAGCGGCGCACTTATACGGACGCCGACCGCAACAATAACTTCAACTGGGAAGATGCGATCTACAGCAACGGTAATTTCCGGAATACCGAACTGAACATCCGCAGCGGTAACGATAAAACCCGCTTCTACGGCGGCGTAGCCTGGTACAAGGAAAATGGTGCGCTGTACGATAACGGTTTCGACCGGAAGAGCATCCGTATGAACATCGACCAGCAGGTGAGCGACCGCTTCTCCGTGGCGTTGAACATCAGCTCCATCCTGGATAAAACCACGAAGCGCAACGGCATCCCCGAACTGTACATGATCCAGCCGTTCATGAATCCCTACAACGCAAACGGTACGCTGGCCGACAGCATGCCCGTCAAGCAATCGAGCAATTACGGCCCGGCTTTCACTACCTGGACGCAGAACTTCCTCGCAGAAACGCAGTACGACAATTCCGCGCGTACCGACGTGCAAAACCACCTCGGCGCCATCAAGCTGAAATACGATATCACGCCCTGGCTGTTCATCCAGAGCGCGAATTCGATCAATTACATGAACACGCGCTTCAATTCCTACCTCGATCCGCGTTCCTATTCCGGTAAATACGGTGGTTATCCTTACCTGTTCAACGCTGCCAGTCCGCTGCTGCCCAACGGTACCCTCACTATCCGCGACAAGCGTTACACCGATTATCTCACGTCCAACACCCTCAACTTCCGCAAATCTTTCGGCATGCATTCCGTTTCGGCGCTGCTGGGGCAGGAATGGGGCAAGCGGACGACGGAAGACTACAACGCAGACATGTACAACCTGCTGCCCGGCGAACGGAATGCGGGGGCTGCAAAAAGCTTCGGTGACGCCATCTATGTAGCTTACCGGAATTCCTTCCCGCCGCCGGCACCGCAGGGCGGCTACCAGGAGCGCGCTACCTTCTCCGTATTCGGACAGGCGGATTATAACTACGACCAGCGCTAC
Proteins encoded in this region:
- a CDS encoding zinc-binding alcohol dehydrogenase family protein; the encoded protein is MKILTCTTPGILTYGEASQPELKKDHAIIRIRRIGICGTDLHAFEGTQPFFSYPRVLGHELAGELVAVDGAPGFEAGEAVTFIPYFNCGKCIACRTGKPNCCVNIAVCGVHVDGGMVEYLQVPSASLLHGEGLSNDALALVEPLAIGAHGVRRAGVMPGEFVAVIGAGPIGLGIMEFARIAGAEVIAVDINPQRLQFCKDKLNIKHTINAAAENPEAALQTITHGDFPTVVIDATGSQRAINDGFRYLAHGGRYVLVGLQRGEISVAHPEFHKREATLMSSRNATKEDFRHVMDAMRKGLVDPTHYITHTVNFGEVAGKFASWLDPASGVVKAMVQL
- a CDS encoding RNA polymerase sigma-70 factor, with amino-acid sequence MPREGDGMSEHLNNEGSLLAEVGASDERAFETIVRHYFPRLLPFAIKITKNKAVAEDIVQEAFLRLWQHRAEYEKILFLRAWLFTVVSNLSLTYIKRLAREGKLLQHLRDFSDTARSDVAEQLQFRESGNVIARAVDRLPPQQQQIYRLSRYEGLSIPEIAARLQLSPNTVKNHLVRALQSVRDFVRKAGLFWF
- a CDS encoding FecR family protein produces the protein MSNEQRDKVRLLLRQYYAGSIGESEAAELGRLLQEGRYDALMHETLAGLGEAEQPMDLAPGDMDRTMARIHARKAPAKVRSLHWRKIAVAAAIVLMASAGGYYALRPAGKTAATARHFGGEAMPGSNKATLTLGDGSLLNLSDAENGELAAKGGGNAVKTGQGALAYAEGAGDVEYHTLTTPRGGQYRLTLPDGSVVWLNAGSALRYPTAFEGKERAVELTGEAYFEVSAQTERPFTVKLRDGANVLVLGTGFNVQAYADEPASRTTLVNGAVLVKKGTEQQLLRPGQEAIAAAGIQLNAQADVEAATAWKNGIFLFRDAPIDIVMKQLSRWYDVDVKYEKGTVKEFFNGTIPRNVPLSKVLELLELTGLVHFTINGNTVTVTP
- a CDS encoding SusC/RagA family TonB-linked outer membrane protein, whose amino-acid sequence is MLTLFLLMLTAGTAARAQEITLQLRNEPFLKVLKLIEKQSGYTFIYGKNQLDNAKPVTLSIRNASLDEVLTACFKNQPLTYSLREPKFIVIKSRESVLSADALYESPRAAMNYEGRVTDEGGTPLTGVTVRSVTKHPQGVNHIANTDNDGRFTIPGVYDPQLIFSYIGYEPVALTPRSYTSLAVKLKRSTSKLEELIITGYTAKSAKELTGAVQKVTGDQLRSSVTTPNALSMLKGKTTGLYITETSGESGAKGQVIERGQSSMATATNSYYGPLFVVDGVITNYTSLQDAVNPSDVEDITILKDASSTAIYGSRAAQGVIVITTRRGKKGRTDVNLNMQYGVIQPKRAIRFMNTGELISFMDKQMQRYWEQTPSIQATFPDVQEFIRQRRTYTDADRNNNFNWEDAIYSNGNFRNTELNIRSGNDKTRFYGGVAWYKENGALYDNGFDRKSIRMNIDQQVSDRFSVALNISSILDKTTKRNGIPELYMIQPFMNPYNANGTLADSMPVKQSSNYGPAFTTWTQNFLAETQYDNSARTDVQNHLGAIKLKYDITPWLFIQSANSINYMNTRFNSYLDPRSYSGKYGGYPYLFNAASPLLPNGTLTIRDKRYTDYLTSNTLNFRKSFGMHSVSALLGQEWGKRTTEDYNADMYNLLPGERNAGAAKSFGDAIYVAYRNSFPPPAPQGGYQERATFSVFGQADYNYDQRYYASASVRTDATTNFGRDKRYGTFYSVGGGWMLSNEAFLKGNEAISNLKLRAVYGTSGRDLGDGYLNTTFYTDNPNRPYGTPDHVSSGISQLANPAISWETMYSTNVGMDLGLWNRVDLTADFYHKRSSGLLQNVNLTSAQGSLSQYQNIGEIINRGMEIMVNAHVVKSNKFNWYANFNISFNKNEISELYQDSLRDNYSQSYYRKVGEDINVIKAIRFVGINPENGNMIHQNFDPSGKPMDVEGIGSTTNLANWQAVGSATPKFFGGFTNTFKYQRFTLSMEWWFQYGNYVMMSLVNNFQSPTAPRLGRNNVVFGENQHIWQGKGDTDAGYPDVFSTNPNAWNALTYRSSRLWGDASHMRLRNVRLGYEVPETLLRKLKIRQLSAYISGDNLAVIKRKDFVGADPEGAVLNTSTSYGGVGTGFANPRRFLAGINVGF